In Myxocyprinus asiaticus isolate MX2 ecotype Aquarium Trade chromosome 8, UBuf_Myxa_2, whole genome shotgun sequence, a single genomic region encodes these proteins:
- the LOC127444702 gene encoding circadian locomoter output cycles protein kaput-like isoform X2 → MSSRDRDDDSIFDVLMEEDEKDKAKRVSRNKSEKKRRDQFNVLIKELGTMLPGNTRKMDKSTILQKSIDYLRKHKEIAAQSESSEIKQDWKPPFLSNEEFTQLMLEALDGFFLVMLTDGNIVYISESVTSLLEHLPSDLVDQNLLNFLPVGEHAEVYKVLSSHPETENLSSGSLKSKNQMEFCCHMRRGSVDTKKPHVYEYVKFIGNFKSLANMPQSKRNGLQGILQRSLQPAFDDKVCFIATVRLAKPQFIKEMCMVEEPNEEFTSRHSLEWKFLLLDHRAPPIIGYMPFEVLGTSGYDYYHVDDLHLLAKCHEHLMQFGKGKSCYYRFLTKGQQWIWLQTNYYITYHQWNSRPEFIVCTHTVVSYAEVRAEKRREMGIEDSPPELTGDKPSQNSGSESQNTPSLREVLERFSNSHTPSTSSQSSRKSSHTTASDNTCTSTHSKLQMDVSTSPRTTTVDVTPQRRSSVSTQSMSSQNTTQTDSPGQISQQQQQPQQTQPEQQVQPNAMFSAQLNAMQHLKEQLEQRTRMIEANIQKQQEELKQIHEQLQRVQGQGAQVIPQQSGGQLSMQLPQVSGAQTSILGVGTQAGVVAIQGQNVTSTAHSLTVPQQQVLPQQQPPQSLPQNLQSSSVTQRGPVYNTMMISQPANANVVQLPSSLAPKINQGNAINRFPAGQQLVTKIVTAPMACGAVMVPTTMFMGQVVTAYSPFPQQQGQTQTIALQTQPSATAEQQSQATSLQSNQQQGATQQQTKQQQQFLQSFLHGNQSAQLILQAFPIQQQGTFTPSQQQQQTQQQQQQQLQQLKPQTQKQQKTSSSHQTDKTNAQSQ, encoded by the exons AAATTGCTGCGCAGTCTGAGTCGAGTGAGATCAAACAGGATTGGAAACCACCATTCCTTAGCAATGAAGAGTTTACACAGCTGATGCTAGAG GCGCTGGATGGGTTCTTCCTTGTAATGCTGACCGACGGCAATATCGTTTACATCTCTGAAAGCGTCACCTCTTTACTTGAGCATCTGCCT TCGGACCTGGTGGATCAGAACCTTTTGAACTTCCTTCCTGTGGGAGAGCATGCAGAAGTTTATAAAGTGCTGTCCTCCCACCCAGAAACTGAAAACCTCAGCTCTGGTTCCCTCAAGT CCAAGAACCAGATGGAGTTTTGTTGTCACATGCGCAGAGGTTCTGTGGATACAAAGAAACCACATGTGTACGAATACGTCAAGTTTATTGGCAACTTTAAATCCCTTGCCAATA TGCCTCAGTCAAAACGAAATGGCCTTCAGGGAATTTTACAGCGTTCATTGCAACCAGCCTTTGACGATAAAGTCTGTTTTATTGCGACTGTGAGGCTTGCCAAACCCCAATTCATCAAA GAGATGTGCATGGTGGAGGAGCCCAATGAAGAATTCACATCTCGACACAGTCTGGAGTGGAAGTTCCTTCTGTTAGATCACAG AGCACCACCGATCATTGGCTATATGCCGTTTGAGGTGTTGGGGACATCAGGCTATGACTATTATCACGTAGATGATCTTCATTTACTGGCCAAATGCCATGAACATT TAATGCAGTTTGGAAAAGGGAAGTCGTGCTATTATCGCTTTTTGACTAAAGGGCAGCAGTGGATTTGGCTTCAGACTAACTACTACATCACCTATCACCAGTGGAACTCAAGACCAGAGTTCATCGTGTGCACACACACTGTTGTGAG TTATGCTGAGGTGCGAGcagagaagaggagagagatgggtaTAGAGGATTCTCCCCCTGAGCTGACTGGAGACAAG CCGTCTCAGAATTCTGGGTCTGAATCACAGAACACCCCCAGTCTGAGGGAGGTGCTGGAGCGTTTCAGTAACAGCCACACTCCCTCCACTTCCTCACAGAGCTCCCGCAAATCTTCGCACACCACCGCCTCTGACAACACCTGCACCT CCACTCACTCTAAGCTACAGATGGATGTGAGCACTTCGCCCCGGACCACCACTGTTGACGTGACTCCACAACGGCGTTCCTCTGTCAGCACCCAG TCCATGAGTTCCCAGAACACCACTCAGACTGACTCTCCAGGGCAAAtcagccaacaacaacaacaaccacaacAAACACAGCCAGAGCAGCAGGTTCAGCCTAATGCCATG TTCTCTGCGCAGTTGAATGCAATGCAGCACCTGAAGGAGCAGCTGGAGCAGAGGACACGAATGATAGAAGCAAACATTCAGAAACAGCAGGAGGAACTAAAACAGATCCACGAGCAGCTGCAGAGAGTGCAGGGACAGGGGGCTcag GTGATACCGCAGCAGTCAGGCGGGCAACTCAGCATGCAGTTGCCGCAAGTTAGTGGAGCACAAACAAGCATTTTAGGGGTTGGGACACAGGCTGGGGTCGTAGCTATACAAGGTCAGAATGTGACAAGTACAGCACACAGTTTGACTGTCCCACAGCAACAAGTACTTCCACAGCAGCAGCCTCCACAATCCCTGCCTCAGAATCTACAGAGCTCCTCTGTAACACAG CGTGGTCCGGTTTATAACACCATGATGATCAGCCAGCCTGCCAATGCCAATGTTGTGCAGTTACCCAGCAgcctggcaccaaaaatcaaTCAGGGCAATGCAATAAACAG GTTTCCTGCAGGGCAGCAGTTGGTCACCAAGATAGTGACGGCTCCAATGGCGTGTGGCGCTGTCATGGTACCTACGACAATGTTTATGGGTCAGGTAGTGACAGCTTACAGCCCGTTTCCACAGCAGCAAGGTCAGACGCAGACTATAGCACTGCAAACTCAGCCCAGTGCGACTGCAGAACAACAGTCTCAAGCTACATCATTACAATCAAATCAACAGCAGGGGGCGACACAACAACAGACAAAACAGCAGCAACAGTTTTTGCAG AGCTTTCTCCATGGCAACCAATCTGCACAACTGATCCTGCAGGCTTTCCCTATTCAGCAGCAAGGCACATTTACTCCCtcacaacaacagcagcaaacacaacaacaacaacaacaacaacttcaaCAATTGAAGCCACAGactcaaaaacagcaaaaaacttCCTCCTCTCACCAGACTGACAAAACTAATGCCCAGTCTCAGTAA
- the LOC127444702 gene encoding circadian locomoter output cycles protein kaput-like isoform X1 gives MRRIRRKDYTLHGAEHFRCRFKTSTMKRVSRNKSEKKRRDQFNVLIKELGTMLPGNTRKMDKSTILQKSIDYLRKHKEIAAQSESSEIKQDWKPPFLSNEEFTQLMLEALDGFFLVMLTDGNIVYISESVTSLLEHLPSDLVDQNLLNFLPVGEHAEVYKVLSSHPETENLSSGSLKSKNQMEFCCHMRRGSVDTKKPHVYEYVKFIGNFKSLANMPQSKRNGLQGILQRSLQPAFDDKVCFIATVRLAKPQFIKEMCMVEEPNEEFTSRHSLEWKFLLLDHRAPPIIGYMPFEVLGTSGYDYYHVDDLHLLAKCHEHLMQFGKGKSCYYRFLTKGQQWIWLQTNYYITYHQWNSRPEFIVCTHTVVSYAEVRAEKRREMGIEDSPPELTGDKPSQNSGSESQNTPSLREVLERFSNSHTPSTSSQSSRKSSHTTASDNTCTSTHSKLQMDVSTSPRTTTVDVTPQRRSSVSTQSMSSQNTTQTDSPGQISQQQQQPQQTQPEQQVQPNAMFSAQLNAMQHLKEQLEQRTRMIEANIQKQQEELKQIHEQLQRVQGQGAQVIPQQSGGQLSMQLPQVSGAQTSILGVGTQAGVVAIQGQNVTSTAHSLTVPQQQVLPQQQPPQSLPQNLQSSSVTQRGPVYNTMMISQPANANVVQLPSSLAPKINQGNAINRFPAGQQLVTKIVTAPMACGAVMVPTTMFMGQVVTAYSPFPQQQGQTQTIALQTQPSATAEQQSQATSLQSNQQQGATQQQTKQQQQFLQSFLHGNQSAQLILQAFPIQQQGTFTPSQQQQQTQQQQQQQLQQLKPQTQKQQKTSSSHQTDKTNAQSQ, from the exons AAATTGCTGCGCAGTCTGAGTCGAGTGAGATCAAACAGGATTGGAAACCACCATTCCTTAGCAATGAAGAGTTTACACAGCTGATGCTAGAG GCGCTGGATGGGTTCTTCCTTGTAATGCTGACCGACGGCAATATCGTTTACATCTCTGAAAGCGTCACCTCTTTACTTGAGCATCTGCCT TCGGACCTGGTGGATCAGAACCTTTTGAACTTCCTTCCTGTGGGAGAGCATGCAGAAGTTTATAAAGTGCTGTCCTCCCACCCAGAAACTGAAAACCTCAGCTCTGGTTCCCTCAAGT CCAAGAACCAGATGGAGTTTTGTTGTCACATGCGCAGAGGTTCTGTGGATACAAAGAAACCACATGTGTACGAATACGTCAAGTTTATTGGCAACTTTAAATCCCTTGCCAATA TGCCTCAGTCAAAACGAAATGGCCTTCAGGGAATTTTACAGCGTTCATTGCAACCAGCCTTTGACGATAAAGTCTGTTTTATTGCGACTGTGAGGCTTGCCAAACCCCAATTCATCAAA GAGATGTGCATGGTGGAGGAGCCCAATGAAGAATTCACATCTCGACACAGTCTGGAGTGGAAGTTCCTTCTGTTAGATCACAG AGCACCACCGATCATTGGCTATATGCCGTTTGAGGTGTTGGGGACATCAGGCTATGACTATTATCACGTAGATGATCTTCATTTACTGGCCAAATGCCATGAACATT TAATGCAGTTTGGAAAAGGGAAGTCGTGCTATTATCGCTTTTTGACTAAAGGGCAGCAGTGGATTTGGCTTCAGACTAACTACTACATCACCTATCACCAGTGGAACTCAAGACCAGAGTTCATCGTGTGCACACACACTGTTGTGAG TTATGCTGAGGTGCGAGcagagaagaggagagagatgggtaTAGAGGATTCTCCCCCTGAGCTGACTGGAGACAAG CCGTCTCAGAATTCTGGGTCTGAATCACAGAACACCCCCAGTCTGAGGGAGGTGCTGGAGCGTTTCAGTAACAGCCACACTCCCTCCACTTCCTCACAGAGCTCCCGCAAATCTTCGCACACCACCGCCTCTGACAACACCTGCACCT CCACTCACTCTAAGCTACAGATGGATGTGAGCACTTCGCCCCGGACCACCACTGTTGACGTGACTCCACAACGGCGTTCCTCTGTCAGCACCCAG TCCATGAGTTCCCAGAACACCACTCAGACTGACTCTCCAGGGCAAAtcagccaacaacaacaacaaccacaacAAACACAGCCAGAGCAGCAGGTTCAGCCTAATGCCATG TTCTCTGCGCAGTTGAATGCAATGCAGCACCTGAAGGAGCAGCTGGAGCAGAGGACACGAATGATAGAAGCAAACATTCAGAAACAGCAGGAGGAACTAAAACAGATCCACGAGCAGCTGCAGAGAGTGCAGGGACAGGGGGCTcag GTGATACCGCAGCAGTCAGGCGGGCAACTCAGCATGCAGTTGCCGCAAGTTAGTGGAGCACAAACAAGCATTTTAGGGGTTGGGACACAGGCTGGGGTCGTAGCTATACAAGGTCAGAATGTGACAAGTACAGCACACAGTTTGACTGTCCCACAGCAACAAGTACTTCCACAGCAGCAGCCTCCACAATCCCTGCCTCAGAATCTACAGAGCTCCTCTGTAACACAG CGTGGTCCGGTTTATAACACCATGATGATCAGCCAGCCTGCCAATGCCAATGTTGTGCAGTTACCCAGCAgcctggcaccaaaaatcaaTCAGGGCAATGCAATAAACAG GTTTCCTGCAGGGCAGCAGTTGGTCACCAAGATAGTGACGGCTCCAATGGCGTGTGGCGCTGTCATGGTACCTACGACAATGTTTATGGGTCAGGTAGTGACAGCTTACAGCCCGTTTCCACAGCAGCAAGGTCAGACGCAGACTATAGCACTGCAAACTCAGCCCAGTGCGACTGCAGAACAACAGTCTCAAGCTACATCATTACAATCAAATCAACAGCAGGGGGCGACACAACAACAGACAAAACAGCAGCAACAGTTTTTGCAG AGCTTTCTCCATGGCAACCAATCTGCACAACTGATCCTGCAGGCTTTCCCTATTCAGCAGCAAGGCACATTTACTCCCtcacaacaacagcagcaaacacaacaacaacaacaacaacaacttcaaCAATTGAAGCCACAGactcaaaaacagcaaaaaacttCCTCCTCTCACCAGACTGACAAAACTAATGCCCAGTCTCAGTAA
- the LOC127444702 gene encoding circadian locomoter output cycles protein kaput-like isoform X3 — translation MRRIRRKDYTLHGAEHFRCRFKTSTMKRVSRNKSEKKRRDQFNVLIKELGTMLPGNTRKMDKSTILQKSIDYLRKHKEIAAQSESSEIKQDWKPPFLSNEEFTQLMLEALDGFFLVMLTDGNIVYISESVTSLLEHLPSDLVDQNLLNFLPVGEHAEVYKVLSSHPETENLSSGSLKSKNQMEFCCHMRRGSVDTKKPHVYEYVKFIGNFKSLANMPQSKRNGLQGILQRSLQPAFDDKVCFIATVRLAKPQFIKEMCMVEEPNEEFTSRHSLEWKFLLLDHRAPPIIGYMPFEVLGTSGYDYYHVDDLHLLAKCHEHLMQFGKGKSCYYRFLTKGQQWIWLQTNYYITYHQWNSRPEFIVCTHTVVSYAEVRAEKRREMGIEDSPPELTGDKPSQNSGSESQNTPSLREVLERFSNSHTPSTSSQSSRKSSHTTASDNTCTSTHSKLQMDVSTSPRTTTVDVTPQRRSSVSTQSMSSQNTTQTDSPGQISQQQQQPQQTQPEQQVQPNAMFSAQLNAMQHLKEQLEQRTRMIEANIQKQQEELKQIHEQLQRVQGQGAQVIPQQSGGQLSMQLPQVSGAQTSILGVGTQAGVVAIQGQNVTSTAHSLTVPQQQVLPQQQPPQSLPQNLQSSSVTQVSCRAAVGHQDSDGSNGVWRCHGTYDNVYGSGSDSLQPVSTAARSDADYSTANSAQCDCRTTVSSYIITIKSTAGGDTTTDKTAATVFAELSPWQPICTTDPAGFPYSAARHIYSLTTTAANTTTTTTTTSTIEATDSKTAKNFLLSPD, via the exons AAATTGCTGCGCAGTCTGAGTCGAGTGAGATCAAACAGGATTGGAAACCACCATTCCTTAGCAATGAAGAGTTTACACAGCTGATGCTAGAG GCGCTGGATGGGTTCTTCCTTGTAATGCTGACCGACGGCAATATCGTTTACATCTCTGAAAGCGTCACCTCTTTACTTGAGCATCTGCCT TCGGACCTGGTGGATCAGAACCTTTTGAACTTCCTTCCTGTGGGAGAGCATGCAGAAGTTTATAAAGTGCTGTCCTCCCACCCAGAAACTGAAAACCTCAGCTCTGGTTCCCTCAAGT CCAAGAACCAGATGGAGTTTTGTTGTCACATGCGCAGAGGTTCTGTGGATACAAAGAAACCACATGTGTACGAATACGTCAAGTTTATTGGCAACTTTAAATCCCTTGCCAATA TGCCTCAGTCAAAACGAAATGGCCTTCAGGGAATTTTACAGCGTTCATTGCAACCAGCCTTTGACGATAAAGTCTGTTTTATTGCGACTGTGAGGCTTGCCAAACCCCAATTCATCAAA GAGATGTGCATGGTGGAGGAGCCCAATGAAGAATTCACATCTCGACACAGTCTGGAGTGGAAGTTCCTTCTGTTAGATCACAG AGCACCACCGATCATTGGCTATATGCCGTTTGAGGTGTTGGGGACATCAGGCTATGACTATTATCACGTAGATGATCTTCATTTACTGGCCAAATGCCATGAACATT TAATGCAGTTTGGAAAAGGGAAGTCGTGCTATTATCGCTTTTTGACTAAAGGGCAGCAGTGGATTTGGCTTCAGACTAACTACTACATCACCTATCACCAGTGGAACTCAAGACCAGAGTTCATCGTGTGCACACACACTGTTGTGAG TTATGCTGAGGTGCGAGcagagaagaggagagagatgggtaTAGAGGATTCTCCCCCTGAGCTGACTGGAGACAAG CCGTCTCAGAATTCTGGGTCTGAATCACAGAACACCCCCAGTCTGAGGGAGGTGCTGGAGCGTTTCAGTAACAGCCACACTCCCTCCACTTCCTCACAGAGCTCCCGCAAATCTTCGCACACCACCGCCTCTGACAACACCTGCACCT CCACTCACTCTAAGCTACAGATGGATGTGAGCACTTCGCCCCGGACCACCACTGTTGACGTGACTCCACAACGGCGTTCCTCTGTCAGCACCCAG TCCATGAGTTCCCAGAACACCACTCAGACTGACTCTCCAGGGCAAAtcagccaacaacaacaacaaccacaacAAACACAGCCAGAGCAGCAGGTTCAGCCTAATGCCATG TTCTCTGCGCAGTTGAATGCAATGCAGCACCTGAAGGAGCAGCTGGAGCAGAGGACACGAATGATAGAAGCAAACATTCAGAAACAGCAGGAGGAACTAAAACAGATCCACGAGCAGCTGCAGAGAGTGCAGGGACAGGGGGCTcag GTGATACCGCAGCAGTCAGGCGGGCAACTCAGCATGCAGTTGCCGCAAGTTAGTGGAGCACAAACAAGCATTTTAGGGGTTGGGACACAGGCTGGGGTCGTAGCTATACAAGGTCAGAATGTGACAAGTACAGCACACAGTTTGACTGTCCCACAGCAACAAGTACTTCCACAGCAGCAGCCTCCACAATCCCTGCCTCAGAATCTACAGAGCTCCTCTGTAACACAG GTTTCCTGCAGGGCAGCAGTTGGTCACCAAGATAGTGACGGCTCCAATGGCGTGTGGCGCTGTCATGGTACCTACGACAATGTTTATGGGTCAGGTAGTGACAGCTTACAGCCCGTTTCCACAGCAGCAAGGTCAGACGCAGACTATAGCACTGCAAACTCAGCCCAGTGCGACTGCAGAACAACAGTCTCAAGCTACATCATTACAATCAAATCAACAGCAGGGGGCGACACAACAACAGACAAAACAGCAGCAACAGTTTTTGCAG AGCTTTCTCCATGGCAACCAATCTGCACAACTGATCCTGCAGGCTTTCCCTATTCAGCAGCAAGGCACATTTACTCCCtcacaacaacagcagcaaacacaacaacaacaacaacaacaacttcaaCAATTGAAGCCACAGactcaaaaacagcaaaaaacttCCTCCTCTCACCAGACTGA